The genomic window GCTAGAAGTCGGGAATAATTTCCCGACTTCTTCGCTCTCACAGAACCGTACGTACGGGCCTCGTATACGGCTCCTGATAAATCTCAGTCACTGTTATCTGTAGTGATGCAAAATGCCGACTTTATACTTTTCCAGGTTTATTAGACCAAGTTCATCGAACCATGCGTTTGGCAAGGCCATGCTTATTAGTGGGCTGGCTGAGTTCCTCCATGTGGTCATGGATATTTTCTCAAACGTGCCTTTATAGCCCCTCCTACGCAGCGTTTTATGTAACGCTTTCCATGTTTTCCATTCTTTCATCTTCTTCATCCGCAACCTTCGCCGTATCCATCCCATAAGCTTCCCTAAATGTTTTTGGCAATTAGCCACCCTAAAATAGTTGGCCCATCCCCGTAGTGTGGGATTTAGTTGCCGAACCATTTCTGCTACATTCATTCCATGATTCCTGGGAGTCATTTTCCTTATTGTTTCCTTGATAGCTTTTAGTTTCTTGGGATTAATGCCTAGATGCTTGGCGTAGATTACGAAGCCGAGGTAGGCCACTCCCTTTTGGTTATTCGTAAGGTGGGTCTTTTCTTTGTTAACCACTAATTTCAAGTTTCCTTCCAGGAAGCTTGTTGCTGTTTGCTGATATTGCTTAGCTTCTTGATATGTTCGAGCAAACAGCAGAATATCATCC from Phosphitispora fastidiosa includes these protein-coding regions:
- a CDS encoding group II intron maturase-specific domain-containing protein, which codes for VWEETDLGSPQGGVISPLISNIYLDEFDQEMRRMNIRIVRYADDILLFARTYQEAKQYQQTATSFLEGNLKLVVNKEKTHLTNNQKGVAYLGFVIYAKHLGINPKKLKAIKETIRKMTPRNHGMNVAEMVRQLNPTLRGWANYFRVANCQKHLGKLMGWIRRRLRMKKMKEWKTWKALHKTLRRRGYKGTFEKISMTTWRNSASPLISMALPNAWFDELGLINLEKYKVGILHHYR